In the genome of Candidatus Aegiribacteria sp., the window AAATAAGCATGATGCGGTCTTCTTAGGCCCCGGCGCATGGACTGGAAAACCCATGCGTGTTGAAGGTGAATTTGATACCTACGGTGTTGTTACCGGAGCGGATTTTCTTGTCGAGAAAGCTGACAACCCTGAGCCTCTTTCAGGAACAGTGGTTGTAGTAGGTGGCGGTAATACCGCTATGGATGCCGCCAGAACCGCATGGAGGCTTAACGCTGACAAGGTCATTGTTCTGTACAGAAGGACTAAAGCGGAAATGCCTGCGGACAAAATGGAGATAGAAGATTGTCTGGAAGAGGGCATAGAAATAATGGAGCTGGCCGCACCCACAGGCATTGTAAAGGAGAACGGCAGAATAACTGCCCTCCATTGCCAGAGGATGAAGCTGGGCGAACCTGACGATTCTGGAAGAAGGCGCCCCGTTCCTATTGAAGGCGCCGAATTCGATCTTCCCTGCGACCTCGCGATTCCCGCTATCGGTCAGAATACGGTTCTCGATGGTCTGGTGAAAACAGAAAGCGAAGAACTGGACCTTACGAGATGGAATACCTACATCATCGATTACAGAACAATGAAAACCAACGTTGAGGGTGTGTTTGCAGGCGGTGACGCCGCAGACGACGGCCCCACTGTCGCCATCGATGCCATTAGAGACGGACGGAAGGCAGCGAAGGCAATAAAAGCCTGGCTTTTGAACGAGGAACTTGAAGTCGAACCCTTTGTGGTGAGAAAGCAGTTCTGGTCCAAACCAGGCACCGCGGAACTTGGTGATGTTAAAGAATCACCACGTCACGAAGTACACCTTATCGATGTTGATGAACGCCGCAACAGTTTTCTTGAGGTTTCAACAGGGTTCGAACTCGAGGATAACGATCATGAGTGTGACAGATGTCTTTCATGCGGCTGCGTCAGGTACGATGATTGTGACCTGAGGCTGTACGCGGAGGAATACGGCGTGGATATGGAGCATTTCAAGGGTTATGTGAGAAAACATAAGGTGGATGACCGCCACCCTTACATCTCATACGATCCTAACAAATGCATACTCTGTGCCAGATGTGTCCGTACATGCGATAGAATATTGCCTGTCTCGGCACTTGGGCTTGTAGGAAGGGGTTTCAGAACTGAAATGCGCCCCGCCATGAATGATCCGCTTGTTTCCACAAGTTGTATCAGTTGTGGCAACTGCATAGATGCCTGCCCGACAGGAGCACTTACAGTGAAGTATCCCTTCCCTGGAAGAGCATGCCTTGAGACTTACGATGTAAAGACTCACTGCGGTTTCTGTTCCCTTGGCTGTGAAATTTCCGTAAGATCTTTTGGCGACGGCAGATACTTTGTAACTTCGTCAGGGATTCCGGGAGATTATCTATGCAGATACGGCAGGTTTGGCCAGGAACTGTTCATCAAACAGGACAGATTCACGGGACCAGCCTTGAAGGATGGATATTCCTACAGTTCGGTGAATTTCTCGGAAGCTAACACCAGAATACTGAACTCACTGAAGAATGCTGCGGAAGAATACGGGCCTGAAAGTGTTGCCGTCTTCGTATCTCCCGAACTTACTAATGAGGAACTCTACGTCGCAGGCAGGATATCCAGGGAAGGTATCGGGACGAACAACATAGGTTCACTTGCCATACTCTCAGGAGGAGGCCGTTCCGGCGTGCTTGATCAGGCATTCGGATTCACTGCTTCCACAGCTGACAGGAACTGTCTTGAATGCGCTGACCTGATAATCTGCAACAACACATCCCTTGAGTCCGATCATCTGATACTTGCTGTGGATGTCATTCAGGCAGTCAGGGACGGAGCGAAGCTTATAGTATCGAACTCTAGCCTGGACACGACTGATCAACACCTAGCGACCCTCGCAGTAGATCCCATGAGGGGCAGGGCATCCATCTTCTGGAATGCTGTAATGCAGGTACTCATTGATGATGGGGATGTTTCTCCAGCGGATATTGATGGAGGCGGGAAGTTCTTGGTAGACAGGGATGTCTCCATTGAAATGGCGGCGGCCAGATCCGGTGTTTCAGAATCGGATATATACGAAGCTGCCGAACTGATACGCTATTCGGGTAACGTTGTTTTCATTCATAGTCCTGATAGACCGCAGGATGCTTCTCCGGATGACATGGAAATTTTTGCAGACCTGACTTTGTTGCTGAGAGGTGCCGGCATGGTTTCCGATATGCTTCTTCCAAGGCTTCTCGCCAACAGTGCGGGTCTTGAGGTCATGGGAGCCGATCCCGCATTCCGCCCCGGAAGGGTGCCTGCCGGGGAAGAACTGCCCGGAGCCGCAACAAGCCAGGAGCTTCGACAGATGCTTGAGGATGGAAAGCTCAGGGCTGCTCTGATAATCGGTGAGAATCCACTTGAATACAACAGGACCGGTTCATGGTTCGGGAACGTTGATTTCCTGGCGGCCATGGATTGGACCGATACTGAAACCACAAGATTCGCCGATGTTACACTGCCCGGGTCAACCTTCCTGGAGACGCCGGGGACAAGATGCAACTTCGAAGGTGTTCTTAAGGAGTTCGTTGAAACCGTGTCACCGCCATGCGGGAAAAACGGGGTGGAAGTGCTTAAAGCACTCGCGGACGCATTCGGCGTTGATTCTTCAATTGAGGAAATTGATACAGTTGTAAGAGATAATCTAGGGGATCTTGTACGGTTCTACTGGAATACGGGGGAGGACAGGAACTGGGACGGAAAGGGAACTCTGATTG includes:
- a CDS encoding FAD-dependent oxidoreductase gives rise to the protein MDKIRVLINGKEIEATPGKTILEVVHESGLDEIPTLCHSQELEPYGSCFVCVVEVKGRGNLVPACATRIAPDMEIETRNERIMASRKTALELLLSNHYADCISPCMEGCPAGVDAQGYIALSAMGQYQKAVDLIRERNPLPAVCGRVCVRKCEDECRRMDIDAPVAINNIKRFLTDSPKAYATEPECAPDTGKTVGIIGSGPAGLTAAWFLGRSGIKSVIYESKERTGGMLRYGIPEYRLPDEILDREVEYICRAGAEINCGVRVGEDITLDELRNKHDAVFLGPGAWTGKPMRVEGEFDTYGVVTGADFLVEKADNPEPLSGTVVVVGGGNTAMDAARTAWRLNADKVIVLYRRTKAEMPADKMEIEDCLEEGIEIMELAAPTGIVKENGRITALHCQRMKLGEPDDSGRRRPVPIEGAEFDLPCDLAIPAIGQNTVLDGLVKTESEELDLTRWNTYIIDYRTMKTNVEGVFAGGDAADDGPTVAIDAIRDGRKAAKAIKAWLLNEELEVEPFVVRKQFWSKPGTAELGDVKESPRHEVHLIDVDERRNSFLEVSTGFELEDNDHECDRCLSCGCVRYDDCDLRLYAEEYGVDMEHFKGYVRKHKVDDRHPYISYDPNKCILCARCVRTCDRILPVSALGLVGRGFRTEMRPAMNDPLVSTSCISCGNCIDACPTGALTVKYPFPGRACLETYDVKTHCGFCSLGCEISVRSFGDGRYFVTSSGIPGDYLCRYGRFGQELFIKQDRFTGPALKDGYSYSSVNFSEANTRILNSLKNAAEEYGPESVAVFVSPELTNEELYVAGRISREGIGTNNIGSLAILSGGGRSGVLDQAFGFTASTADRNCLECADLIICNNTSLESDHLILAVDVIQAVRDGAKLIVSNSSLDTTDQHLATLAVDPMRGRASIFWNAVMQVLIDDGDVSPADIDGGGKFLVDRDVSIEMAAARSGVSESDIYEAAELIRYSGNVVFIHSPDRPQDASPDDMEIFADLTLLLRGAGMVSDMLLPRLLANSAGLEVMGADPAFRPGRVPAGEELPGAATSQELRQMLEDGKLRAALIIGENPLEYNRTGSWFGNVDFLAAMDWTDTETTRFADVTLPGSTFLETPGTRCNFEGVLKEFVETVSPPCGKNGVEVLKALADAFGVDSSIEEIDTVVRDNLGDLVRFYWNTGEDRNWDGKGTLIAVSADAKASSIQPPMTHSQEYRKEIREIGTERFRVI